A single window of Streptomyces xanthii DNA harbors:
- a CDS encoding LysR family transcriptional regulator yields MQHEHRSRPRLSPPGDTEDMVTSLAPRLSYFAAVARAEHVTRAAQELNVPQSTLSRAIVRLEQDLGVDLFARHGRTVSLTPAGRTFLGSVERALGEVEKAAESVRADADPESGKVAFGFLHTMGTETVPGLIRAFRADHPRIRFSLVQNYGEAMLERLRAGELDLCLTSPVPDAPDLVARRLDEQRLRLVVPEDHRLAGRKRIRLAETADETFVTLEPGYGLRRITDDLCAEAGFTPRIAFEGEEAETLRGLVAAGLGVALLPPPAVPRPGVVELTVTGQRAVREIGVAWLEGHPDTPPVAAFKKFLLSRRGRLLPEQAPPE; encoded by the coding sequence ATGCAGCATGAGCACAGGTCACGGCCGCGCCTGTCACCGCCCGGTGACACAGAAGACATGGTCACGTCGCTCGCGCCGCGGCTCTCCTACTTCGCCGCGGTGGCCCGCGCCGAGCACGTGACCCGTGCCGCGCAGGAGCTGAACGTCCCGCAGTCGACGCTGTCCCGCGCGATCGTCCGGCTCGAACAGGACCTGGGCGTCGACCTCTTCGCCCGGCACGGCCGCACCGTGTCCCTGACCCCCGCAGGCCGCACCTTCCTCGGCTCGGTCGAGCGCGCGCTCGGCGAGGTCGAGAAGGCCGCCGAGTCCGTACGGGCCGACGCGGACCCCGAGTCCGGCAAGGTCGCCTTCGGCTTCCTGCACACGATGGGCACCGAGACGGTGCCCGGCCTGATCCGCGCCTTCCGCGCCGACCATCCCCGCATCCGCTTCAGCCTCGTGCAGAACTACGGGGAGGCGATGCTGGAGCGGCTGCGGGCCGGGGAGCTCGACCTGTGCCTGACCTCGCCGGTGCCCGACGCGCCGGACCTGGTGGCCCGGCGCCTCGACGAGCAGCGGCTGCGGCTGGTCGTCCCGGAGGACCACCGGCTCGCGGGCCGCAAGCGGATCCGGCTCGCCGAGACCGCCGACGAGACCTTCGTGACCCTCGAACCCGGCTACGGGCTGCGCCGCATCACCGACGACCTGTGCGCGGAGGCGGGCTTCACGCCGCGTATCGCGTTCGAGGGCGAGGAGGCGGAGACGCTGCGCGGCCTGGTCGCGGCGGGTCTCGGCGTGGCGCTGCTGCCCCCGCCGGCCGTGCCGCGCCCCGGGGTCGTCGAGCTGACGGTGACCGGGCAGCGGGCGGTGCGCGAGATCGGCGTGGCCTGGCTGGAGGGACACCCGGACACGCCTCCGGTCGCGGCGTTCAAGAAGTTCCTGCTCTCCCGCCGCGGCCGCCTCCTGCCGGAACAGGCCCCTCCGGAGTAG
- a CDS encoding MFS transporter: MSPASSQAAATHAVAAPVPPSSDPRTDDTRMAPGGPGYRRMSLALFLAGVATFALLYSTQALLPLVSADFGASASTASWTVSGATFALALCVLPLSALSERFGRRAVMTASLSVAVVVGLLVPFAPSLGVLIALRALQGAALAGLPASAMAYLAEEVRPKALVAAIGLFVAGNSIGGMSGRVVGGWIAQAWGWRAAVGVIGVMAVVCAIAFRMLLPAPKHFTPGSLRPRALARTVGGHLANPLLRRLYVIGALFMTVFGAVYTVIGYRLTAAPFSLPQGVVGSIFLVYLVGTLSSAAAGRLVARLGRRGTLYLAAGTTMTGLLLALVPAFPVVLLGLVLITAGFFAGHATASSSVSHTATHGRAQASALYQSAYYVGSSVGSAVGAVAFHARGWAGTVGLGCVAVLGVVSLTVWGTYAARARRRGATAAARTVAAH, from the coding sequence ATGTCTCCCGCCAGTAGCCAGGCGGCCGCCACCCACGCGGTCGCCGCCCCCGTCCCCCCGTCCAGCGACCCGCGCACCGACGACACGCGCATGGCCCCGGGCGGGCCCGGCTACCGCCGGATGAGCCTCGCCCTCTTCCTCGCCGGTGTCGCCACCTTCGCGCTCCTCTACTCCACGCAGGCCCTGCTCCCCCTCGTCTCCGCGGACTTCGGGGCGAGCGCGAGCACGGCCAGCTGGACGGTGTCCGGAGCGACCTTCGCGCTGGCGCTGTGCGTGCTGCCGCTGAGCGCCCTGTCCGAGCGGTTCGGGCGGCGCGCGGTGATGACGGCCTCGCTGTCGGTGGCCGTCGTGGTCGGACTGCTGGTCCCCTTCGCGCCGTCGCTGGGCGTCCTGATCGCGCTGCGCGCCCTCCAGGGCGCCGCGCTCGCCGGACTGCCCGCCTCCGCGATGGCGTACCTGGCGGAGGAGGTGCGGCCGAAGGCGCTGGTCGCGGCCATCGGACTGTTCGTCGCCGGCAACTCCATCGGCGGCATGAGCGGCCGGGTCGTGGGCGGCTGGATCGCCCAGGCCTGGGGCTGGCGCGCGGCCGTCGGCGTCATCGGCGTCATGGCCGTGGTCTGCGCGATCGCGTTCCGGATGCTGCTGCCCGCACCGAAGCACTTCACCCCGGGCTCGCTGCGCCCGCGCGCCCTGGCCCGCACGGTCGGCGGCCACCTCGCCAACCCGCTGCTGCGCCGCCTGTACGTGATCGGCGCCCTGTTCATGACGGTGTTCGGCGCCGTGTACACGGTGATCGGCTACCGGCTGACCGCCGCCCCGTTCTCGCTCCCGCAGGGCGTCGTCGGCTCGATCTTCCTCGTGTACCTCGTCGGCACCCTCTCCTCGGCGGCGGCCGGACGGCTCGTCGCGCGGCTCGGCCGGCGCGGCACCCTGTACCTCGCGGCCGGTACGACGATGACGGGCCTGCTGCTCGCGCTGGTGCCCGCGTTCCCCGTGGTGCTGCTCGGGCTCGTGCTGATCACGGCCGGGTTCTTCGCCGGGCACGCGACGGCGTCCTCGTCCGTCAGCCACACCGCCACGCACGGCCGCGCGCAGGCCTCCGCGCTGTACCAGTCCGCCTACTACGTGGGCTCCAGCGTCGGCTCGGCCGTGGGCGCCGTCGCCTTCCACGCGCGGGGCTGGGCCGGGACCGTCGGCCTCGGCTGCGTCGCCGTCCTCGGCGTCGTGTCGCTCACCGTGTGGGGCACGTACGCGGCGCGTGCGCGGCGACGCGGGGCGACTGCGGCGGCACGTACGGTGGCCGCCCACTGA
- a CDS encoding sigma-70 family RNA polymerase sigma factor, producing MSDTATKPELEDLEKHRVELTGYCYRMLGSAFEAEDAVQDTMVRAWRSFDKFEGRSSLRSWLYRIATNVCLDLLNAGNKRARPMDLTAAAPLAQAALTPRPDNVWLEPMPDARVLPTVHDPAEAAVAKESVRLAFVAALQQLPPKQRVVLLLREVLAWKATEVAELLDTTVASVNSALQRARATLAEAPPADSATADPLDEEQQKLLERYVAAFEGYDMKALTELLAEDAVMTMPPFDLWLRGTDDITGFMLTIGHECENSRLLPVSANGTPAFAHYKPDPETGGYTPWAIQVLEISDGRIAGFHCFLDLSKRWFPLFGVPEHLDA from the coding sequence ATGAGCGACACCGCGACGAAGCCGGAGCTCGAGGATCTGGAGAAGCACCGGGTCGAGCTGACCGGGTACTGCTACCGGATGCTGGGTTCGGCGTTCGAGGCCGAGGACGCCGTACAGGACACGATGGTGCGCGCGTGGCGCAGCTTCGACAAGTTCGAGGGCCGCTCCTCGCTGCGCTCCTGGCTGTACCGCATCGCGACGAACGTCTGCCTGGACCTGCTGAACGCGGGCAACAAGCGGGCCCGGCCGATGGATCTGACCGCCGCGGCCCCGCTCGCGCAGGCCGCGCTGACCCCGCGCCCGGACAATGTGTGGCTGGAGCCGATGCCCGACGCCCGCGTCCTGCCCACCGTGCACGACCCGGCCGAGGCCGCCGTCGCGAAGGAGTCGGTGCGGCTCGCGTTCGTCGCCGCGCTGCAGCAACTGCCGCCGAAGCAGCGGGTGGTGCTGCTCCTGCGCGAGGTCCTGGCCTGGAAGGCGACCGAGGTCGCGGAGCTGCTCGACACGACGGTCGCGTCGGTGAACAGCGCGCTCCAGAGAGCGCGGGCCACGCTCGCCGAGGCCCCGCCCGCCGACTCGGCGACGGCGGACCCGCTCGACGAGGAGCAGCAGAAGCTCCTGGAGCGCTACGTCGCGGCCTTCGAGGGCTACGACATGAAGGCGCTGACCGAGCTGCTCGCCGAGGACGCGGTCATGACGATGCCGCCGTTCGACCTGTGGCTGCGCGGCACCGACGACATCACCGGCTTCATGCTGACGATCGGTCACGAGTGCGAGAACTCGCGCCTGTTGCCGGTGTCGGCGAACGGGACCCCGGCCTTCGCGCACTACAAGCCCGACCCTGAGACCGGCGGATACACGCCGTGGGCCATCCAGGTCCTGGAGATCTCAGACGGCCGGATCGCCGGTTTCCACTGCTTCCTGGACCTCAGCAAGCGGTGGTTCCCGCTGTTCGGCGTCCCGGAGCACCTGGACGCCTGA
- a CDS encoding STAS domain-containing protein, with amino-acid sequence MAASTTPSVVVLAGPIRAGDAPLLCDQVRAALRGAPAGADARTVVCDVSAVTSTDLATLDALARMQLAARRAGGRIRLRDPSPRLTLMLGLTGLDGVLAPEGASDPGSGVQVLRDAEQREPPLAEVQEAVETGDPAV; translated from the coding sequence GTGGCTGCCTCAACGACCCCTTCCGTCGTCGTGCTCGCCGGGCCGATCCGCGCCGGCGACGCACCGCTGCTGTGCGACCAGGTCCGTGCCGCCCTGCGCGGCGCCCCGGCCGGCGCGGACGCCCGTACGGTCGTCTGCGACGTGTCGGCCGTGACGAGCACCGACCTCGCCACCCTCGACGCGCTCGCCCGGATGCAGCTCGCCGCGCGGCGGGCCGGGGGACGGATACGGCTGCGGGATCCGTCCCCTCGCCTCACGCTGATGCTCGGCCTCACCGGCCTCGACGGCGTGCTGGCCCCGGAGGGTGCGAGCGATCCGGGCTCAGGCGTCCAGGTGCTCCGGGACGCCGAACAGCGGGAACCACCGCTTGCTGAGGTCCAGGAAGCAGTGGAAACCGGCGATCCGGCCGTCTGA
- a CDS encoding AEC family transporter, which produces MQGVLNGFAVIAVVIGVGYLIGRKGYLGDGGRDVLTKLAFHVATPALLFTMLARADLSVILSPSLLVTALSTLAVAGVFVSVAVVRGWGVGRTTIGALCSSYVNSGNLGIPIAVYVLGNASLVAPVLLFQQIAVTPVALTILDLAEASGTRQSWWRRVLTPLRNPIAIGALSGVVVSATGWTVPAPVFDPLKLIANMSVPMILIAFGISLCGSAWPGGPGRDRVPVLLSSVLKSVGQPAVSWALASFVFGLSGARLLDVVVTSALPAAQNLFTYASRYGVGERLARESILLSTMGSVPVLVVVAALLG; this is translated from the coding sequence GTGCAAGGGGTTCTGAACGGGTTCGCGGTCATCGCCGTCGTCATCGGCGTCGGCTATCTCATCGGCCGCAAGGGGTATCTCGGCGACGGCGGCCGGGACGTCCTCACGAAACTGGCCTTCCATGTGGCGACGCCGGCGCTGCTGTTCACGATGCTGGCGCGGGCCGACCTGTCCGTGATCCTCTCCCCGAGCCTCCTGGTCACGGCCCTGTCGACGCTGGCCGTCGCGGGGGTCTTCGTGTCGGTGGCGGTCGTACGCGGCTGGGGAGTGGGCCGCACGACGATCGGCGCGCTGTGCTCGTCGTACGTGAACTCGGGGAACCTGGGCATCCCCATCGCCGTGTACGTCCTCGGGAACGCCTCGCTGGTTGCTCCCGTGCTCCTGTTCCAGCAGATCGCGGTGACGCCGGTCGCGCTGACGATCCTGGATCTGGCGGAGGCGTCGGGGACACGGCAGTCGTGGTGGCGGCGGGTGCTCACGCCGCTGCGGAACCCGATCGCGATCGGGGCGCTCTCGGGAGTCGTGGTGTCGGCGACGGGGTGGACGGTGCCGGCGCCCGTCTTCGACCCGCTGAAACTCATCGCGAACATGTCGGTGCCGATGATCCTCATCGCGTTCGGGATCTCGCTGTGCGGGAGTGCGTGGCCGGGCGGGCCTGGGAGGGACCGGGTGCCGGTGCTGCTGTCCTCGGTGCTGAAGTCCGTCGGGCAGCCTGCCGTGTCGTGGGCGCTGGCGTCCTTCGTGTTCGGCCTGAGCGGGGCGCGGCTCCTTGACGTCGTCGTGACCTCGGCGCTCCCTGCGGCCCAGAACCTGTTCACGTACGCCAGCCGCTACGGGGTGGGCGAGAGGCTCGCCCGGGAGTCGATCCTGCTGTCGACGATGGGGTCGGTGCCGGTGCTCGTGGTGGTGGCGGCGCTGCTGGGGTGA
- a CDS encoding Uma2 family endonuclease produces the protein MSALTVRHDPEQSWDELVRFWEEMEWPEGSKVEIIDGTITVSPSPAYQHNAIAEHIQRRLYSVIPEDWGIYQTLALSVPSRLGMLIPDILVAPRQDDVESDSHIPAAMAELVVEITSKSNARNDRISKCAAYVAAGIPFYLLVDRWSRQGPVSTLYGDPTGDVYRTLSVVKFGEPLQLPAPFDLTIDTGEFPTP, from the coding sequence ATGAGCGCACTCACCGTCCGCCATGACCCCGAGCAGAGCTGGGACGAACTGGTCCGGTTCTGGGAGGAGATGGAATGGCCTGAGGGCAGCAAGGTGGAGATCATCGACGGGACCATCACCGTGTCACCTTCACCCGCGTACCAGCACAACGCGATCGCCGAGCACATCCAGCGGCGTCTGTACTCCGTGATTCCGGAGGACTGGGGGATCTACCAAACGCTCGCCCTTTCCGTCCCGTCCCGTCTGGGGATGCTGATCCCGGACATCCTCGTGGCGCCCCGGCAGGACGACGTGGAGTCGGACTCGCACATCCCGGCCGCCATGGCCGAGCTCGTCGTCGAGATCACCTCGAAGTCCAACGCGCGGAACGACCGCATCAGCAAGTGCGCCGCGTACGTCGCCGCGGGCATCCCCTTCTATCTGCTGGTCGACCGCTGGTCGCGGCAAGGCCCCGTGTCCACGCTCTACGGCGATCCCACCGGAGACGTGTACCGGACGCTGAGCGTCGTGAAGTTCGGGGAACCTCTCCAGCTCCCCGCGCCCTTCGACCTCACGATCGACACCGGCGAATTCCCCACTCCCTGA
- a CDS encoding thymidine phosphorylase, which produces MDVISVIRTKRDRGRLSDEQIDWVVDAYTRGEVADEQMSALAMAIFLNGMDRAEIARWTAAMIASGERMDFSALSRPTADKHSTGGVGDKITLPLAPLVAACGAAVPQLSGRGLGHTGGTLDKLEAIPGWRANLTNAEMMRTLEDVGAVVCAPGSGLAPADKKLYALRDVTATVECIPLIASSIMSKKIAEGTGSLVLDVKVGSGAFMKELGAARELARTMVGLGADHGLPTVALLTDMNTPLGLTAGNALEVRESVEVLAGGGPADVVELTLALAREMLDAAGLKDADPAKALADGSAMDAWRGMIAAQGGDPLAPLPTARETHVVTAAESGVLTRLDAMGVGLAAWRLGAGRARKEDPVQAAAGVELHAKPGDSVFAGQALMTLHTDTPERFAYALEALAGSYDIAPADTPFTAAPIVLERIA; this is translated from the coding sequence ATGGACGTCATCTCCGTCATCCGTACGAAGCGGGACCGGGGCCGTCTGAGCGACGAGCAGATCGACTGGGTGGTCGACGCCTACACGCGCGGCGAGGTCGCCGACGAGCAGATGTCGGCCCTGGCCATGGCGATCTTCCTGAACGGGATGGACCGCGCGGAGATCGCCCGCTGGACCGCCGCGATGATCGCCTCCGGCGAGCGCATGGACTTCTCCGCGCTGTCCCGGCCCACGGCCGACAAGCACTCCACCGGCGGCGTCGGCGACAAGATCACGCTGCCGCTCGCCCCGCTGGTCGCCGCGTGCGGGGCCGCCGTGCCGCAGCTGTCCGGGCGCGGCCTCGGCCACACCGGCGGCACGCTCGACAAGCTGGAGGCGATCCCCGGCTGGCGCGCGAACCTCACCAACGCCGAGATGATGCGCACCCTGGAGGACGTCGGCGCCGTCGTCTGCGCCCCCGGCAGCGGCCTCGCCCCCGCCGACAAGAAGCTCTACGCCCTGCGCGACGTCACCGCGACCGTCGAGTGCATCCCGCTCATCGCCTCCTCGATCATGTCCAAGAAGATCGCCGAGGGCACCGGCTCGCTGGTCCTCGACGTGAAGGTGGGCTCCGGCGCCTTCATGAAGGAGCTCGGCGCGGCCCGCGAACTGGCCCGCACGATGGTGGGCCTGGGCGCCGACCACGGGCTGCCCACCGTCGCCCTGCTCACCGACATGAACACCCCGCTCGGCCTGACCGCGGGCAACGCGCTCGAAGTACGGGAATCGGTGGAGGTGCTGGCCGGCGGCGGGCCGGCCGACGTCGTCGAGCTGACCCTCGCGCTGGCCCGCGAGATGCTCGACGCGGCGGGCCTGAAGGACGCGGACCCGGCGAAGGCGCTCGCGGACGGCTCGGCGATGGACGCGTGGCGCGGCATGATCGCGGCGCAGGGCGGCGATCCGCTGGCCCCGCTGCCGACGGCCCGGGAGACGCACGTGGTCACGGCCGCGGAGTCCGGCGTCCTGACCCGTCTCGACGCGATGGGCGTCGGCCTGGCCGCCTGGCGGCTCGGGGCGGGGCGCGCCCGCAAGGAGGACCCGGTGCAGGCCGCCGCCGGCGTCGAACTCCACGCCAAGCCCGGCGACTCCGTCTTCGCGGGCCAGGCCCTGATGACCCTCCACACGGACACCCCCGAGCGCTTCGCCTACGCCCTGGAGGCGCTCGCGGGTTCCTACGACATCGCCCCCGCCGACACTCCCTTCACGGCGGCGCCGATCGTGCTGGAACGTATCGCCTGA
- a CDS encoding cytidine deaminase has protein sequence MTGADVTDWEALRAAAREAMSHAYAPYSGFPVGAAALVDDGRTVTGCNVENASYGIGLCAECGLVSQLRLTGGGRLTHFTCVDGEGEILMPCGRCRQLLYEFGGKDLLLETASGVRPLAELLPDAFGPENLGRGQD, from the coding sequence GTGACCGGCGCCGACGTGACCGACTGGGAGGCCCTGCGCGCGGCCGCGCGCGAGGCCATGTCCCACGCGTACGCCCCGTACTCGGGCTTCCCGGTCGGCGCGGCGGCGCTCGTCGACGACGGCCGCACGGTGACCGGCTGCAACGTGGAGAACGCCTCGTACGGCATCGGCCTGTGCGCCGAGTGCGGGCTCGTCTCCCAGCTCCGGCTCACCGGCGGCGGCCGCCTGACCCACTTCACGTGCGTCGACGGCGAGGGCGAGATCCTCATGCCGTGCGGCCGCTGCCGCCAGCTCCTCTACGAGTTCGGCGGCAAGGACCTCCTCCTGGAGACCGCGTCCGGAGTGCGGCCGCTCGCCGAGCTGCTGCCGGACGCGTTCGGGCCCGAGAACCTCGGACGCGGGCAGGACTGA
- a CDS encoding ABC transporter permease — translation MSTAPALDKTPAAAPAARRGLSLPVLMLIVAGLLCLVSAVRLITDANGLTSVSQMSTALRLAVPIGLAGLGGLWAERAGVVNIGLEGMLILGTWFGAWAGYQWGPWVGVVAALIGGALGGLVHALATVTFNVNHIVSGVAINILALGATRYLSVLVYDGMDGATSRQSPAVPSLGEFTVPGLADALADLNKQGYFLISDVAGLLGGIMTGVSWLTVIAVALVPVSWWVLWRTSFGLRLRSCGENPVAAESLGVNVIKYKYLAVIISGALAGLGGAFLSEVSSNYYLEGQTGGRGYIGLAAMIFGNWMPGGLALGAGLFGYSDTLKVRGGTENTHALLLLIAVLALFAVAWLIWKKKITGAVVTLAVSVLLFFWYATTDSVPSQVATAMPYVLTMLVLALSAQRLRMPKANGQPYRKGQGK, via the coding sequence ATGAGCACGGCTCCCGCACTCGACAAGACGCCTGCCGCTGCCCCGGCGGCACGGCGGGGGCTCAGCCTTCCCGTCCTCATGCTGATCGTCGCCGGGCTGCTCTGCCTGGTCTCGGCGGTCCGCCTGATCACCGACGCGAACGGCCTCACCTCCGTCAGCCAGATGTCCACCGCGCTGCGCCTCGCCGTGCCGATCGGCCTCGCCGGACTCGGCGGCCTGTGGGCCGAGCGCGCCGGCGTGGTCAACATCGGCCTCGAGGGCATGCTCATCCTCGGCACCTGGTTCGGCGCCTGGGCCGGCTACCAGTGGGGCCCCTGGGTCGGCGTCGTCGCCGCCCTGATCGGCGGCGCGCTCGGCGGCCTCGTGCACGCGCTCGCCACCGTCACCTTCAACGTGAACCACATCGTCTCCGGTGTGGCCATCAACATCCTGGCCCTCGGCGCCACCCGCTACCTGTCCGTCCTCGTCTACGACGGCATGGACGGCGCCACCTCCCGGCAGTCCCCGGCGGTCCCGAGCCTCGGCGAGTTCACCGTGCCCGGCCTCGCCGACGCGCTGGCCGACCTCAACAAGCAGGGCTACTTCCTCATATCCGACGTCGCGGGCCTGCTCGGCGGCATCATGACCGGTGTGTCCTGGCTGACCGTCATCGCCGTCGCCCTCGTGCCCGTGTCCTGGTGGGTGCTGTGGCGCACCTCGTTCGGCCTGCGCCTGCGCTCCTGCGGCGAGAACCCGGTCGCCGCCGAGTCCCTCGGCGTCAACGTCATCAAGTACAAGTACCTCGCCGTGATCATCTCGGGCGCGCTCGCCGGCCTCGGCGGCGCGTTCCTCTCCGAGGTCTCCTCCAACTACTACCTGGAGGGCCAGACCGGCGGCCGCGGCTACATCGGCCTCGCCGCCATGATCTTCGGCAACTGGATGCCGGGCGGCCTCGCCCTCGGCGCCGGTCTGTTCGGCTACAGCGACACCCTCAAGGTCCGCGGCGGCACCGAGAACACGCACGCGCTGCTGCTCCTGATCGCCGTCCTCGCGCTGTTCGCCGTGGCCTGGCTGATCTGGAAGAAGAAGATCACCGGCGCGGTCGTCACGCTCGCCGTCTCCGTGCTGCTGTTCTTCTGGTACGCCACCACGGACTCCGTCCCCAGCCAGGTCGCCACGGCCATGCCGTACGTCCTGACCATGCTCGTCCTCGCCCTCTCGGCCCAGCGCCTGCGCATGCCGAAGGCGAACGGACAGCCGTACCGGAAGGGCCAGGGCAAGTGA
- a CDS encoding ABC transporter permease, protein MNNPKRWDSERILLAAAGPVIALVVAFALTSLVLLASGENPVEPFSIMFEQATFSDVQVLIINDAAGLYIGALAVAIGFRMNLFNIGVEGQYRLAACVAAIVGAHIAFPAFLQIPLLILSAAVTGALWAGIAGVLKVTRGVSEVVSTIMLNSIAASVIAYLTLEDAFGVAVGNNRTTGEMDKAGWFPGINLGDTVGTVYGFVVVAVLLGIVYWVMLNRTRFGFDLRASGASESAAAASGVSAKKMVLTAMLLSGAVAGLAGLPTLLGSTHTFSDSFPASLGFNAITVALLGRNSPAGMALASLLLSWLFNAADPLDLQGYSSEIATIMQGLIVIAVVVSYESVRVWGTRRQQSRVGAELAAGHVLATAGPDDSDDNNDTKKEVAAR, encoded by the coding sequence ATGAACAACCCCAAGCGCTGGGACTCCGAGCGGATCCTGCTCGCGGCCGCCGGTCCCGTGATCGCGCTGGTCGTCGCGTTCGCCCTGACCTCGCTCGTGCTGCTCGCCTCCGGCGAGAACCCGGTCGAGCCGTTCTCGATCATGTTCGAGCAGGCGACGTTCTCCGACGTCCAGGTCCTCATCATCAATGACGCCGCCGGTCTCTACATCGGCGCGCTCGCGGTCGCCATCGGCTTCCGGATGAACCTCTTCAACATCGGCGTCGAGGGCCAGTACCGGCTCGCCGCCTGCGTCGCCGCCATCGTCGGCGCGCACATCGCCTTCCCGGCCTTCCTCCAGATCCCGCTGCTGATCCTGTCGGCCGCCGTCACCGGCGCCCTGTGGGCCGGCATCGCCGGCGTCCTCAAGGTGACCCGCGGCGTCAGCGAGGTCGTCTCCACGATCATGCTCAACTCGATCGCGGCGTCCGTCATCGCCTACCTCACCCTCGAGGACGCGTTCGGCGTCGCCGTCGGCAACAACCGCACGACCGGCGAGATGGACAAGGCCGGCTGGTTCCCCGGCATCAACCTCGGCGACACCGTCGGCACCGTCTACGGCTTCGTCGTCGTCGCCGTGCTCCTCGGCATCGTCTACTGGGTGATGCTCAACCGCACCCGCTTCGGCTTCGACCTGCGCGCCTCCGGTGCCTCCGAGTCCGCGGCCGCCGCCTCCGGCGTCTCCGCCAAGAAGATGGTGCTCACCGCGATGCTGCTGTCCGGCGCGGTCGCGGGCCTCGCGGGCCTGCCCACGCTGCTCGGCTCGACGCACACCTTCTCCGACTCCTTCCCGGCCTCGCTCGGCTTCAACGCGATCACCGTCGCGCTGCTCGGCCGCAACAGCCCGGCCGGCATGGCCCTCGCCTCGCTCCTGCTGTCGTGGCTGTTCAACGCCGCCGACCCGCTGGACCTGCAGGGCTACAGCTCCGAGATCGCCACGATCATGCAGGGCCTCATCGTCATCGCCGTGGTCGTCTCCTACGAGTCCGTCCGCGTCTGGGGCACCCGCCGCCAGCAGAGCAGGGTCGGCGCCGAACTCGCCGCGGGCCACGTCCTCGCCACCGCGGGCCCCGACGACAGCGACGACAACAACGACACGAAGAAGGAGGTGGCGGCCCGATGA